One window from the genome of Variovorax sp. PAMC26660 encodes:
- a CDS encoding branched-chain amino acid ABC transporter permease: protein MPSEQAFAVERATAASRTALVVAIALVLLAASLPFWGESSWMREFVEIACYFIFAMMWNLLAGYGGMVSIGQQAFFGFGGYVMLMLGNFAGINPFVAIPLGALAAGLVAVPVSFVAFRLSGGYFAIGTWVIAEVFRLSFANVSAVGGGSGTTLTALRGIEKATRESTTYWMALACVVAAIALVYLFLRSKRGLALLAIRDNEVAAESQGVPVARMKLAVYVVAAFGAGLAGALYFVGNLRISPDAAFSVNWTAFAIFMVVIGGIGRIEGPLVGALIFWALNKFLSDYGTWYLLGLGLLAILVTLFFKQGLWGYAQQRWGWSLFPTQRKLLHAPAGATASSRG from the coding sequence ATGCCTTCCGAACAAGCCTTCGCCGTCGAGCGCGCAACCGCCGCGAGCCGCACCGCGCTCGTCGTTGCCATTGCGCTCGTGCTGCTCGCGGCCAGCCTGCCGTTCTGGGGCGAGTCGAGCTGGATGCGCGAGTTCGTCGAGATCGCCTGCTACTTCATCTTCGCGATGATGTGGAATCTGCTCGCCGGCTACGGCGGCATGGTGAGCATCGGGCAGCAGGCCTTCTTCGGTTTTGGCGGCTACGTGATGCTGATGCTGGGCAACTTCGCGGGCATCAATCCCTTCGTGGCGATACCGCTGGGTGCGCTGGCCGCGGGGCTCGTTGCGGTGCCTGTGTCCTTCGTCGCGTTCCGTCTGTCGGGCGGCTACTTCGCCATCGGCACCTGGGTCATCGCCGAGGTGTTCCGCCTGAGCTTCGCCAATGTGTCGGCGGTCGGTGGCGGGTCGGGCACCACGCTCACCGCGTTGCGCGGCATCGAGAAGGCCACGCGCGAAAGCACCACCTACTGGATGGCGCTGGCCTGCGTGGTCGCGGCGATCGCGCTGGTGTACCTGTTCCTGCGCAGCAAGCGCGGCCTGGCGCTGCTGGCCATTCGCGACAACGAAGTGGCGGCCGAGTCGCAGGGCGTTCCGGTCGCGCGCATGAAGCTCGCGGTGTACGTGGTCGCGGCCTTCGGCGCGGGGCTGGCGGGGGCGCTCTACTTCGTGGGCAACCTGCGCATCAGCCCCGATGCGGCCTTCAGCGTCAATTGGACGGCGTTCGCGATCTTCATGGTGGTGATCGGCGGCATCGGGCGCATCGAAGGGCCGCTGGTGGGTGCACTCATTTTCTGGGCGCTCAACAAGTTCCTGAGCGACTACGGCACGTGGTATTTGCTGGGGCTGGGGCTGCTTGCAATCTTGGTCACGCTGTTCTTCAAGCAGGGCCTGTGGGGTTACGCACAGCAGCGTTGGGGCTGGTCGCTGTTTCCCACACAGCGCAAGCTGCTGCATGCACCGGCCGGGGCTACGGCTTCTTCACGGGGTTGA
- a CDS encoding branched-chain amino acid ABC transporter permease: MLETIVQGVLLGGLYTLFALGQSLMFGVMRLTNTAQGDFIILGAFAVIAGVSVSGGDAAPWLVAVIALAVLPVAFAFGYALQRYVLNGTLGKDPLPSLVVTFGLSIVIQNLLLELFSADPRSIETGGLNTQGVALGDSLSLGVLPLIVLVIAVVATGALQWLFARTALGRSFRAVSDDREIAELMGLNAKKIYAFATAIAFVLIAIAGALQGMRTTVSPSDGPLLLLFAFEAVIIGGMGSFWGTLAGAMILGITQQIGFRLDPGWGIWAGHIVFLVVLVLRPQGLFPKTRG, translated from the coding sequence ATGCTTGAAACCATCGTCCAGGGCGTGCTGCTCGGCGGCCTCTACACGCTGTTCGCGCTCGGCCAGTCGCTGATGTTCGGCGTGATGCGGCTCACCAACACGGCGCAGGGCGACTTCATCATCCTCGGCGCGTTCGCGGTCATTGCGGGCGTGTCGGTGTCCGGTGGCGATGCCGCGCCCTGGCTGGTGGCGGTGATCGCGCTCGCAGTGCTGCCCGTGGCCTTCGCCTTCGGCTATGCGCTGCAGCGCTACGTGCTCAACGGCACGCTGGGCAAAGACCCGTTGCCTTCGCTGGTCGTCACCTTCGGCCTGTCGATCGTCATCCAGAACCTGCTGCTCGAACTGTTCTCGGCCGATCCGCGTTCCATCGAAACCGGTGGACTCAACACGCAAGGTGTGGCGCTGGGCGATTCGCTCTCGCTCGGCGTGCTGCCGCTGATCGTGCTGGTCATCGCGGTCGTGGCGACCGGCGCGCTGCAATGGCTGTTCGCGCGCACGGCGCTGGGCCGGTCGTTCCGCGCCGTGTCGGACGACCGCGAGATTGCCGAGCTGATGGGCCTGAACGCGAAGAAGATCTATGCCTTCGCAACGGCCATCGCTTTCGTGCTCATCGCCATCGCGGGCGCGCTGCAGGGCATGCGAACGACGGTGTCGCCTTCCGACGGCCCGCTGCTGCTGCTCTTCGCCTTCGAGGCCGTGATCATCGGCGGCATGGGTTCCTTCTGGGGCACGCTGGCCGGCGCGATGATCCTGGGCATCACGCAGCAGATCGGATTCCGGCTCGACCCGGGTTGGGGCATCTGGGCCGGGCACATCGTGTTCCTGGTCGTGCTGGTGCTGCGGCCGCAGGGGCTTTTTCCCAAGACACGCGGATGA
- a CDS encoding ABC transporter ATP-binding protein: protein MNALLETQGLKAFYGDAQALFGVDFSLAPGELVAIIGANGAGKSTFLKSLTGLVRGPREAIHFKGEAIGGLPPGEIVRRGLAMVPEGRRLFPSLSVEENLLMGATAGRKGPWNLQRLYTLFPILAEKRQQPGTSLSGGQQQMVALGRALMSNPELLLCDELSLGLAPIVIREIYAAMPTITGEGMTVVIVEQDVTMARQVSQRIYCFQEGRVSLEGKSCELTREQISQAYFGIEAAHA, encoded by the coding sequence ATGAACGCGCTGCTCGAAACCCAAGGCCTGAAAGCCTTCTACGGCGACGCTCAAGCCCTCTTCGGCGTGGACTTCTCGCTCGCCCCCGGCGAACTCGTCGCCATCATCGGTGCCAACGGCGCCGGCAAGTCCACCTTTCTCAAGAGCCTCACCGGCCTGGTCCGCGGCCCACGCGAAGCGATCCACTTCAAGGGCGAGGCCATCGGCGGCCTGCCACCCGGCGAGATCGTGCGGCGCGGCCTTGCGATGGTCCCGGAAGGCCGCCGGCTGTTCCCCAGCCTCAGCGTGGAAGAGAACCTGCTGATGGGCGCCACCGCCGGCCGCAAGGGCCCGTGGAACCTGCAGCGCCTGTACACGCTGTTCCCCATCCTCGCCGAGAAGCGCCAGCAGCCCGGCACCTCGCTCTCGGGCGGCCAGCAGCAGATGGTGGCATTGGGCCGCGCGCTCATGAGCAACCCCGAGCTGCTGCTGTGCGACGAACTCTCGCTGGGCCTTGCGCCCATCGTCATCCGCGAGATCTATGCCGCCATGCCCACCATCACCGGCGAGGGCATGACCGTCGTCATCGTCGAGCAGGACGTGACGATGGCGCGCCAGGTGTCGCAGCGCATCTACTGCTTTCAGGAAGGCCGCGTGTCGCTCGAAGGCAAGTCGTGCGAGCTCACACGCGAGCAGATCTCGCAGGCCTACTTCGGCATCGAGGCGGCCCATGCTTGA
- a CDS encoding ABC transporter ATP-binding protein, translating into MALLALHAVSKSYGALKVTDDITLSVAEGETLGILGPNGAGKTTLFNLISGDVRVDAGRVEYAGRDVTRLKPHQRCHAGIGRSYQVPQPFGNMSVFENLVTAACFGGQQTEREAWQTAHEVLAQTGLMPHANKPAGGLTLLDRKRLELARALATKPQLLLLDEIAGGLTEPEAAVLVDELKRIKARGMTMIWIEHVVHALLSLADRLFVINFGQKLAEGEPRIVMNDAEVRRVYMGMEA; encoded by the coding sequence ATGGCGCTGCTGGCACTGCATGCCGTGAGCAAGTCCTACGGCGCGCTCAAGGTCACCGACGACATCACGCTGTCGGTGGCCGAGGGCGAGACGCTGGGCATCCTCGGGCCCAACGGCGCGGGGAAGACCACGCTGTTCAACCTGATCTCGGGCGACGTGCGCGTCGATGCGGGCCGCGTGGAGTACGCAGGTCGCGACGTGACGCGGCTCAAGCCGCACCAGCGCTGCCATGCGGGCATCGGGCGCAGCTACCAGGTGCCGCAGCCCTTCGGCAACATGAGCGTGTTCGAGAACCTCGTGACGGCCGCCTGCTTCGGCGGGCAGCAGACCGAGCGCGAAGCGTGGCAGACCGCGCACGAGGTGTTGGCGCAGACGGGGCTGATGCCGCATGCCAACAAGCCGGCCGGCGGGCTCACGCTGCTCGACCGCAAGCGGCTGGAACTGGCGCGCGCGCTCGCGACGAAGCCGCAACTGCTGCTGCTCGACGAGATTGCGGGCGGGTTGACGGAGCCCGAGGCCGCGGTGCTGGTCGATGAACTCAAGCGCATCAAGGCGCGTGGCATGACGATGATCTGGATCGAGCATGTGGTGCATGCGCTGCTGTCGCTGGCGGATCGGTTGTTCGTCATCAACTTCGGGCAGAAGCTGGCGGAGGGGGAGCCGCGAATCGTGATGAATGATGCGGAGGTGCGGCGGGTGTACATGGGGATGGAGGCATGA
- a CDS encoding ABC transporter substrate-binding protein codes for MTFNRRQFTQATAALMASGATPLVFAADTLKIGYVSPQTGPLAPFGEADKWVIEQMKAAFKEGISVGGKKYAVQIVLKDSQSNPNRAGEVANDLTLKDKVALVLTAGTPETANPVSDACELNEVPCISSVVPWQPWFFGRKGDPAKGFNWTYHLFWGLEDVIANFTNGWKTLATNKKVGGLFPNDGDGNAWGDKELGFPKPLAQMGFTLTDPGRFQNGTQDFSAQIAAFKSAGCEIVTGVVIPPDAKTFLTQARQQGFKPKIITLGKALLFPGAIEALGDLGDGLSTEVWWSPSHPFTSSLTQQSAKALAEAYEAGVKKQWTQPIGFAHALFEVAANALSRSKSLKAGDVRDAVASTSINSVVGPVKWGGQGPFKNVSKTPLVLGQWGKGKKYKVELTIVNNEAAKNIPTGGTLRLL; via the coding sequence ATGACATTCAATCGCAGACAGTTCACGCAAGCCACGGCCGCACTGATGGCCTCGGGCGCGACACCACTGGTGTTCGCGGCCGACACGCTCAAGATCGGCTACGTGTCGCCGCAGACCGGCCCGCTCGCGCCCTTCGGCGAGGCCGACAAATGGGTGATCGAGCAGATGAAGGCCGCCTTCAAGGAAGGCATCAGCGTCGGTGGAAAAAAGTACGCCGTGCAGATCGTGCTGAAGGACAGCCAGTCGAACCCCAACCGCGCGGGCGAGGTGGCGAACGACCTGACCCTGAAGGACAAGGTCGCGCTGGTGCTCACCGCCGGCACGCCCGAGACCGCCAACCCCGTGAGCGACGCGTGCGAACTCAACGAGGTGCCCTGCATCTCCAGCGTGGTGCCGTGGCAGCCCTGGTTCTTCGGCCGCAAGGGCGATCCGGCCAAGGGCTTCAACTGGACGTACCACCTGTTCTGGGGCCTCGAAGACGTCATTGCCAACTTCACCAACGGCTGGAAGACGCTCGCCACCAACAAGAAGGTGGGCGGCCTGTTCCCGAACGACGGCGACGGCAATGCGTGGGGCGACAAGGAGCTGGGCTTTCCCAAGCCGCTCGCGCAGATGGGCTTCACGCTCACCGACCCCGGACGCTTCCAGAATGGCACGCAGGACTTCAGCGCGCAGATCGCGGCCTTCAAGAGCGCGGGCTGCGAGATCGTCACCGGGGTGGTGATTCCGCCCGACGCCAAGACCTTCCTCACACAGGCGCGGCAGCAGGGCTTCAAGCCGAAGATCATCACGCTGGGCAAGGCGCTGTTGTTCCCCGGTGCGATCGAGGCGTTGGGCGACCTGGGCGATGGCTTGTCGACCGAGGTGTGGTGGAGCCCGTCGCATCCGTTCACGTCGAGCCTCACGCAGCAAAGCGCCAAGGCACTGGCCGAGGCCTACGAGGCCGGCGTGAAGAAGCAGTGGACACAGCCCATCGGCTTTGCACATGCGCTGTTCGAAGTGGCGGCCAATGCGCTGTCGCGCTCCAAATCGCTGAAGGCGGGCGATGTGCGCGATGCGGTGGCATCGACCTCGATCAACTCCGTGGTCGGCCCGGTGAAGTGGGGCGGGCAGGGCCCGTTCAAGAACGTCAGCAAGACGCCGCTGGTGCTGGGCCAGTGGGGCAAGGGCAAGAAGTACAAGGTTGAGCTGACCATCGTCAACAACGAGGCGGCGAAGAACATTCCGACCGGCGGCACGCTGCGGCTGCTTTGA
- a CDS encoding aldehyde dehydrogenase family protein, whose amino-acid sequence MRHQLFIDGRFVDAESGETLATLNPHDNTPIVDVALAGKADVDKAVAAAKRAFPKWSRMAAADRGRILLKLADLIEANTEELARLESLDTGHPIRDSRRLDVPRTAACFRYFGGMADKFQGETIPVEEGFLNYTLREPVGIVGQIVPWNFPLMFTSWKMAPALAAGNCIVMKPAEITPLSSLRIAELMAEAGLPPGVVNMLPGLGSVAGQYIAEHPEIAKIAFTGSTATGRRIVQASAGNLKKVQLELGGKGPNIVFEDANLQAAVNGSAWAIFHNQGQACIAGSRLMLHEKIADAFLEQFIPLAKSIRLGNPLDENTEMGPLTSAQHRERVLSYVEVAQGEGGELLAGGKSPGGDLAKGCYVEPTVMRAKSYKDRVAQEEVFGPFVTVLTFKNDEEAMQIANGTDYGLGSGLWTNNLQRAHKVARDLHAGMVWINSYKRVNPGSPFGGVGQSGYGREMGFDAMREYTQVKSVWVNVDAQIPPHFAR is encoded by the coding sequence ATCCGCCACCAACTCTTCATCGACGGCCGCTTCGTCGACGCCGAATCCGGCGAAACCCTCGCCACGCTCAACCCGCACGACAACACGCCCATCGTCGATGTGGCGCTGGCCGGCAAGGCCGACGTCGACAAGGCTGTGGCCGCGGCAAAGCGTGCGTTCCCGAAATGGAGCCGCATGGCCGCCGCCGACCGTGGCCGCATCTTGCTCAAGCTCGCCGACCTGATCGAAGCCAACACCGAAGAACTCGCCCGCCTCGAATCGCTCGATACCGGCCATCCCATCCGCGACTCGCGCCGGCTCGACGTGCCGCGCACGGCTGCGTGCTTTCGCTACTTCGGCGGCATGGCCGACAAGTTCCAGGGCGAGACCATCCCGGTCGAAGAAGGCTTTCTCAACTACACACTGCGCGAGCCCGTGGGCATCGTCGGGCAGATCGTGCCGTGGAACTTCCCGCTCATGTTCACGAGCTGGAAGATGGCGCCCGCGCTCGCGGCCGGCAACTGCATCGTGATGAAGCCGGCGGAGATCACGCCGCTGTCGTCGCTGCGCATCGCCGAGCTGATGGCTGAAGCGGGCCTGCCGCCCGGCGTGGTCAACATGCTGCCGGGGCTCGGCTCCGTGGCGGGCCAGTACATCGCCGAGCATCCGGAGATCGCGAAGATCGCCTTCACCGGCAGCACGGCCACCGGCCGGCGCATCGTGCAGGCCAGCGCAGGCAACTTGAAAAAGGTGCAGCTCGAACTCGGCGGCAAGGGACCGAACATCGTGTTCGAGGACGCGAACCTGCAGGCTGCCGTCAACGGCAGCGCGTGGGCCATCTTCCACAACCAGGGGCAGGCCTGCATCGCCGGCTCGCGGCTGATGCTGCACGAGAAGATCGCCGATGCGTTCCTCGAACAGTTCATCCCGCTCGCGAAGTCGATCCGCCTGGGCAATCCGCTGGACGAGAACACCGAGATGGGCCCGCTCACGAGCGCCCAGCACCGCGAGCGCGTGCTGAGTTACGTCGAGGTCGCGCAAGGCGAAGGCGGTGAGCTGCTGGCCGGCGGCAAGTCACCGGGCGGCGATCTCGCGAAGGGCTGCTACGTCGAGCCGACCGTGATGCGCGCGAAGTCCTACAAAGATCGCGTCGCGCAGGAAGAGGTCTTCGGCCCCTTCGTCACCGTGCTCACCTTCAAGAACGACGAAGAAGCCATGCAGATCGCCAACGGCACCGACTACGGCCTGGGCAGCGGCCTGTGGACCAACAACCTGCAACGCGCCCACAAGGTGGCGCGCGACCTGCACGCCGGCATGGTCTGGATCAACAGCTACAAGCGCGTGAACCCCGGCTCGCCCTTCGGTGGCGTGGGCCAGAGCGGCTACGGCCGCGAGATGGGCTTCGACGCGATGCGCGAATACACGCAGGTCAAGAGCGTGTGGGTGAACGTCGACGCGCAGATACCGCCGCACTTCGCACGTTGA
- a CDS encoding hydroxyquinol 1,2-dioxygenase → MNAPAELAKVIASQPDATLGYKDFSLGSFSFRRDEYFVHIGWKTRDGRPMSHTMDAASYLRALMRDVAWGFFYGWVNFDDVFGTVNHYESVDLYAGSFNGTMKAADIDLLENFPTAQIRATFEAMLDDWTNEAFDPFAAPQETGSAYGRKKGNNTAKITRARELAKRCVGLKGDLDLRSDERGAPVNRAFVDVSQAQPELHPEPGFENEVHAFNLFGFLSRSQVTWNPSFTSVVKHSYMCPTTEEHILPIIHGNDRVEWFFQMTDEIHWDCGDKNTGKPMARVIMKAGDMAAMPAYCRHQGFSPKRSMLLVWENGSPSLVFEIQKGESPEIPVQF, encoded by the coding sequence ATGAACGCCCCCGCAGAACTCGCCAAGGTGATCGCGTCGCAGCCCGACGCCACGCTCGGCTACAAGGACTTCTCGCTCGGCAGCTTCAGCTTTCGCCGCGACGAATACTTCGTGCACATCGGCTGGAAGACCCGCGACGGCCGACCCATGAGCCACACCATGGACGCCGCCAGCTACCTGCGCGCACTGATGCGCGACGTGGCCTGGGGCTTCTTCTACGGCTGGGTCAACTTCGACGACGTGTTCGGCACCGTCAATCACTACGAGTCGGTCGACCTGTACGCCGGCAGCTTCAACGGCACGATGAAGGCCGCGGACATCGACCTGCTCGAGAACTTCCCGACCGCACAGATCCGCGCCACCTTCGAGGCCATGCTCGACGACTGGACCAACGAGGCCTTCGACCCCTTCGCCGCGCCGCAGGAAACCGGCTCGGCCTACGGCCGCAAGAAGGGCAACAACACCGCCAAGATCACAAGGGCACGCGAGCTGGCCAAGCGCTGCGTGGGCCTGAAGGGCGACCTCGACCTGCGCAGCGACGAGCGCGGCGCGCCCGTCAACCGCGCCTTTGTCGACGTGTCGCAGGCGCAGCCCGAGCTGCACCCCGAGCCCGGCTTCGAGAACGAGGTGCACGCCTTCAATCTCTTCGGCTTCCTGAGCCGTTCGCAGGTGACGTGGAACCCCAGCTTCACCTCGGTGGTGAAGCACAGCTACATGTGCCCGACGACCGAAGAACACATCCTGCCGATCATTCACGGCAACGATCGCGTGGAGTGGTTCTTCCAGATGACCGACGAGATCCACTGGGACTGCGGCGACAAGAACACCGGCAAGCCCATGGCCCGCGTGATCATGAAGGCGGGTGACATGGCCGCCATGCCGGCCTACTGCCGCCACCAGGGCTTCAGCCCGAAGCGCTCGATGCTGCTGGTGTGGGAGAACGGTTCGCCGAGCCTGGTGTTCGAGATTCAGAAGGGCGAGTCGCCCGAGATTCCCGTGCAGTTCTGA
- a CDS encoding hydroxyquinol 1,2-dioxygenase: protein MTATTSTAYKTRFGSLKHFEKGHVEPIDDDVRHYAFSNCFEIASISQPYEKVVFGQNQIYVLETLRAEGTSPWFTCAHDEFALVMDGDVEVHLVQLDAGQAVADKEKNGAVLVKGEPQGKKMGWMKLSRGHQGLLPKNTAYQFRSAGDPGVIVLQSCKGDLSVEKWADICQSH from the coding sequence ATGACAGCCACCACTTCGACCGCCTACAAGACCCGCTTCGGTTCCCTCAAGCATTTCGAGAAAGGCCACGTCGAGCCGATCGACGACGACGTTCGCCACTACGCGTTTTCCAACTGCTTCGAGATCGCAAGCATCAGCCAGCCCTACGAGAAGGTCGTGTTCGGCCAGAACCAGATCTACGTGCTGGAGACGCTTCGCGCCGAAGGCACCTCGCCGTGGTTCACCTGCGCGCATGACGAATTCGCGCTGGTGATGGACGGCGATGTCGAAGTGCACCTCGTGCAGCTCGACGCTGGGCAGGCCGTTGCCGACAAGGAAAAGAACGGCGCCGTGCTCGTGAAGGGCGAACCCCAAGGCAAGAAGATGGGCTGGATGAAGCTCTCGCGCGGCCACCAGGGCCTGCTGCCGAAGAACACGGCTTATCAATTCCGAAGCGCCGGCGATCCTGGCGTGATCGTGCTGCAGAGCTGCAAGGGCGATCTGTCTGTCGAGAAATGGGCCGACATCTGCCAGTCCCATTGA
- a CDS encoding LysR family transcriptional regulator, with the protein MDRLQSIETFVRVAQTQSFAEAARQLRVANSVVTTRVKQLEEFLGAPLFHRSTRVVRLSDMGQAFLRDCTELVGRANDIVDQMRDARGTPSGTLRVHALTGMVLGRFASLLREFQTTYPDIHLELIVSDAVADPVKAGVDCALQIFPAASQELVSRPLFPVRRLLCATPAYLEAHGTPATPRELHRHKLGLYSGYPTRDRWTFHHKGEQTTIYLAAALLTNSVHLLREYALEHAGIVCLPTLVAGDAIANGDLRVVLAEHQLSSFSLSAVYAGTSRNALKLRLFIEHIATRFTRVPPWDAPLIERGMIPAELIEYSRSSG; encoded by the coding sequence GTGGACCGCCTCCAGAGCATTGAAACTTTCGTTCGTGTCGCGCAGACCCAGAGCTTTGCGGAGGCTGCGCGCCAGTTGCGCGTGGCCAATTCGGTGGTCACCACCCGCGTCAAGCAGCTCGAAGAATTCCTGGGCGCGCCGCTGTTCCACCGCAGCACGCGCGTGGTGCGGCTCAGCGACATGGGGCAGGCCTTCCTGCGCGACTGCACCGAGCTGGTGGGCCGCGCCAACGACATCGTCGACCAGATGCGCGACGCGCGCGGCACGCCCTCGGGCACGCTGCGCGTGCATGCGCTGACCGGCATGGTGCTGGGGCGCTTCGCCTCGCTGCTGCGCGAGTTCCAGACCACCTACCCCGACATCCACCTCGAACTGATCGTGAGCGACGCGGTGGCCGACCCCGTCAAGGCGGGTGTCGATTGCGCGCTGCAGATCTTTCCCGCCGCGTCGCAGGAGTTGGTGTCGCGCCCGCTGTTCCCGGTGCGGCGGCTGCTGTGCGCCACGCCGGCCTACCTGGAAGCGCACGGCACGCCGGCCACGCCGCGCGAGCTGCATCGCCACAAGCTGGGCCTGTACTCGGGCTACCCCACGCGCGACCGCTGGACCTTTCATCACAAGGGCGAGCAGACCACCATCTACCTGGCGGCCGCGCTGCTGACCAACAGCGTGCACCTGCTGCGCGAATATGCGTTGGAGCACGCCGGCATCGTCTGCCTGCCGACGCTGGTGGCGGGCGACGCGATTGCGAATGGCGACCTGCGCGTGGTGCTGGCCGAGCATCAACTCTCGTCGTTCTCGCTGAGTGCGGTGTATGCGGGCACCTCGCGCAACGCGCTCAAGCTGCGGCTCTTCATCGAGCACATCGCCACGCGCTTTACTCGCGTGCCGCCCTGGGACGCCCCGCTGATCGAGCGCGGAATGATCCCGGCGGAGCTGATCGAGTACAGCCGCTCGAGCGGCTAG
- a CDS encoding nuclear transport factor 2 family protein, giving the protein MPKSRQPRSRFSFSPTVRALLLAAAACGVALPALAAIEHEEVDKLMQAGKLDEAMTKADAFLKDKPRDPQMRFLKGVIQLDTGKRAEAIAAFTQLTQDAPELPEPYNNLAVIYASQNQFDKARGALESAIRTNPSYATAQENLGDVYARLASQAYSKALQLDQNNTAVQPKLAVIRTLFTPTPPGAKPTLIAAASPAPAPAAKAPAPAPVAAPAPAPAAPAKVAAAPAPVAAPTAKAPEAAPAPAPAPAAAPASNAEVESAVRAWASAWASQDMDRYLAAYGADFTPGGGQSRKGWEEDRRARIVGKSSISVNLENLVIKVDGSSATAKFRQIYRADNLNVSSRKTLDMQRSGNQWHIRKESVGG; this is encoded by the coding sequence ATGCCCAAGAGCCGCCAGCCGCGCAGCCGTTTCAGCTTCTCCCCCACCGTGCGTGCCCTTCTCCTGGCCGCTGCGGCCTGTGGCGTGGCGCTTCCCGCACTGGCCGCCATCGAGCATGAAGAGGTCGACAAGCTCATGCAGGCCGGCAAGCTCGACGAGGCCATGACCAAGGCTGACGCCTTCCTCAAGGACAAGCCGCGCGACCCGCAGATGCGCTTTCTCAAGGGCGTGATCCAGCTCGACACCGGCAAGCGTGCCGAGGCCATCGCCGCCTTCACGCAGCTCACGCAGGACGCCCCCGAGCTGCCCGAGCCGTACAACAACCTGGCCGTCATCTACGCCAGCCAGAACCAGTTCGACAAGGCACGCGGTGCGCTTGAAAGCGCGATTCGCACGAACCCCAGCTACGCCACCGCCCAGGAAAACCTCGGCGACGTGTATGCGCGCCTGGCCAGCCAGGCCTACAGCAAGGCCTTGCAGCTCGACCAGAACAACACCGCCGTGCAGCCCAAGCTGGCCGTGATCCGTACCCTTTTCACGCCGACGCCACCGGGCGCCAAGCCGACGCTGATTGCGGCGGCATCGCCAGCACCGGCACCCGCTGCCAAGGCGCCGGCGCCCGCGCCTGTCGCCGCTCCAGCCCCCGCACCTGCAGCGCCTGCGAAGGTTGCGGCAGCACCTGCACCCGTGGCCGCGCCTACTGCCAAGGCCCCCGAGGCAGCGCCTGCCCCGGCTCCCGCACCGGCCGCAGCACCCGCATCCAACGCCGAGGTCGAATCGGCCGTGCGCGCCTGGGCTTCGGCCTGGGCCAGCCAAGACATGGACCGCTACCTTGCCGCCTACGGCGCCGACTTCACGCCCGGCGGCGGCCAAAGCCGCAAGGGCTGGGAAGAAGACCGCCGCGCCCGCATCGTCGGCAAGTCGAGCATCAGCGTGAACCTCGAGAACCTCGTCATCAAGGTCGACGGCTCGTCCGCGACCGCCAAGTTCCGGCAGATCTATCGCGCCGACAACCTCAACGTCTCGAGCCGGAAAACGCTGGACATGCAGCGCTCCGGCAATCAGTGGCACATTCGCAAGGAAAGCGTCGGCGGCTAG